The Candidatus Dadabacteria bacterium genome has a window encoding:
- a CDS encoding helix-turn-helix domain-containing protein — MIRTYKCRVKLSSAGHEALTKVFGMCATLYNACLESRIDCYKKTRKSRSYYDQCKELTEVRADDPEYAGISVQVFRGVVGRIDKAYKSFFRNYVLDKLGLYIVFLCVVAVSLFDNLKRLIA; from the coding sequence ATGATAAGGACTTACAAATGCAGGGTGAAGTTGTCAAGTGCTGGGCATGAAGCACTGACCAAGGTATTCGGGATGTGTGCCACGCTCTACAATGCATGCCTTGAATCCCGGATTGACTGCTACAAGAAGACCCGAAAGTCCCGCTCATATTACGACCAGTGCAAGGAACTCACCGAAGTCAGGGCGGATGACCCCGAGTATGCCGGTATAAGCGTTCAGGTGTTCCGCGGGGTTGTGGGCAGGATAGACAAGGCGTACAAGTCATTTTTCCGTAATTATGTACTTGACAAACTAGGTCTATATATTGTGTTTCTATGTGTTGTGGCCGTTAGTTTGTTTGACAACTTGAAGCGTCTCATTGCCTGA
- a CDS encoding transposase, with the protein ITKNVEKGSTVFTDESKAYNSLINKDFEHGTVNHSAKEYVNGMASTDFKSAGNNQLPSSLHFLL; encoded by the coding sequence ATAACCAAGAATGTAGAGAAAGGGTCAACTGTCTTTACGGATGAGAGCAAGGCATATAACAGTCTGATTAACAAGGATTTTGAACACGGCACGGTTAACCATTCCGCTAAAGAGTATGTAAATGGCATGGCTTCAACTGATTTTAAGTCAGCGGGTAACAACCAGTTACCATCCTCCCTCCATTTCCTATTATAA